Proteins encoded in a region of the Ruegeria sp. AD91A genome:
- a CDS encoding efflux RND transporter permease subunit, whose amino-acid sequence MMREIPGAAGGLLSYFTRHKTVANLLLLVMLVLGAAAIPNMRAQFFPDVILERVDVTVSWEGAGPEDMDAGIVQLLEPALLAVEGVTSTEASSHPSWTRVRLEFEPNWDMSRAVEDIRSAIDGVTDLPEGSEEPEIRRGAWRDRVTDVVLSGPTDTNQLAKLTDEFINRLFSAGVTRTEIRGIAAPQIIVEITTAQLIANDITMEEIASAIAAEVSTDPAGEVEGAGARIRAGTEKRTPEQLEGIALRTFANGSKLKVGDIARIRVEGVTRHRSYFVGDDPAMSIRVDRSNLGDAIDIQHTVEDVAREMQASLPEGVKIELIRTRAQAITDRLNILVNNGLMGLGLVVCLLFLFLNARIAFWVAAGIPVAMSAAIALMYLGGLSLNMVSLFGLIITLGIVVDDAIVVGEHADFRARRLGESPVVAAERAARRMAMPVLAATVTTVIAFFGLTLVGGRFGELIRDIPFTVIAVLIASLVECFLILPNHMAHAIAHSAKEHWYDLPNRVVNRGFRWVRDHLFRPLISWVIWARYVVVALMIAVLASQVALFIRGDVNWRFFNAPERSSVTGGFIMREGSTRSDTLEMMRLLQQAVNDLGQIYEERHGRNPIDYVLAEVGGNAGRQLAAADGKDGSLLGGISIELIDADLRSYSSFEFVGELQEFAPRHPKLEVVSFRGWRSGPGGDAIDVQFFGSDVSVLKAASEDLQAELSKFPEVSALEDNLAYDKEEFILDLTAQGEALGFRIETLGRALRNRLNGIEAATFPDGPRSAEIRVELPEGELTADFLERTLMRSPDGVYVPLADIVSVERKSGFSTVRRENGLRVVSVYGDISEDDPARATEIERAMQEEILPDIAAERQVEWRMSGLSEQENEFLAEARTGLILCLTGIYLVLAWVFASWTRPVVVMAIIPFGLVGAIWGHYIWEVPLSMFTVVGLLGMTGIIINDSIVLVTTIDAYQKDRGLVPSIVEGTADRLRPVMLTTLTTVLGLAPLLYEGSQQAQFLKPTVITLVYGLGFGMLLVLILVPALLAIVNDVARPMTAMRRAARAPDRVVRGALAATGAALAVWFGLTMIWPAVTGAPLGLLQGLYAGGDGIAVLQMGLGAFLAGAILIVILSVVLSGLLYGRLTRSADA is encoded by the coding sequence GAGCCGAACTGGGACATGTCCCGCGCAGTTGAAGACATCCGGTCCGCGATAGACGGTGTGACGGATCTTCCCGAAGGCTCTGAAGAACCTGAAATTCGACGCGGCGCATGGCGGGACAGGGTAACGGATGTCGTACTCAGCGGGCCTACCGATACCAATCAACTGGCGAAGTTGACGGATGAGTTCATCAACCGTTTGTTCTCGGCGGGCGTCACGCGAACCGAAATCAGAGGCATTGCCGCGCCCCAGATCATTGTCGAGATCACCACGGCGCAATTGATCGCAAATGACATCACCATGGAAGAGATCGCGTCCGCGATTGCGGCCGAGGTCAGCACCGATCCCGCCGGCGAGGTTGAGGGCGCAGGTGCGCGTATCCGAGCCGGAACCGAAAAACGGACCCCGGAACAGCTCGAAGGCATCGCGCTGCGGACCTTTGCCAATGGGTCGAAGCTGAAAGTTGGTGATATCGCCAGGATTCGGGTCGAAGGTGTCACACGGCATCGCAGTTATTTCGTCGGCGACGATCCGGCCATGTCCATCAGGGTCGACCGGTCAAATCTGGGCGATGCGATAGACATCCAGCACACAGTTGAAGACGTTGCCCGCGAAATGCAGGCCAGCTTGCCCGAAGGTGTGAAGATTGAACTGATCCGCACCCGCGCCCAGGCCATAACCGACCGATTGAACATCCTGGTCAACAACGGGTTGATGGGCCTGGGCCTTGTCGTCTGTCTGCTGTTCCTGTTCCTCAACGCGCGCATCGCCTTCTGGGTTGCGGCGGGTATCCCCGTGGCGATGTCGGCCGCAATCGCATTGATGTATCTGGGGGGATTGTCGCTGAACATGGTCTCGCTGTTCGGCCTGATCATCACACTGGGCATCGTGGTTGATGACGCCATCGTGGTAGGAGAGCACGCGGATTTCCGTGCCCGACGGCTGGGTGAGTCGCCTGTCGTGGCCGCAGAACGCGCGGCGCGGCGAATGGCCATGCCGGTTCTGGCTGCGACTGTCACGACGGTAATTGCGTTTTTCGGTCTGACTCTGGTGGGCGGGCGGTTCGGAGAACTGATCCGCGACATTCCCTTTACAGTGATCGCTGTACTGATCGCTTCGCTGGTCGAATGCTTCCTGATCCTTCCCAATCACATGGCACACGCCATAGCGCACTCGGCCAAGGAGCACTGGTATGATCTGCCCAATCGGGTCGTCAATCGTGGTTTCCGTTGGGTTCGGGACCACCTGTTCCGCCCGTTGATCTCCTGGGTGATATGGGCGCGTTACGTGGTCGTGGCGCTGATGATCGCGGTATTGGCCAGCCAAGTCGCACTGTTCATTCGCGGCGATGTGAACTGGCGTTTTTTTAATGCACCTGAACGGAGTTCGGTGACTGGCGGCTTTATCATGCGCGAAGGCTCAACGCGATCAGATACGCTTGAAATGATGCGCCTTCTGCAGCAAGCGGTCAATGATCTGGGCCAAATCTACGAAGAGCGTCACGGCCGCAATCCGATCGACTATGTTCTGGCCGAGGTTGGCGGCAACGCAGGCCGGCAACTGGCTGCTGCGGATGGTAAGGATGGCAGTTTGTTGGGTGGTATCTCGATCGAGCTTATCGATGCTGATCTGCGTTCGTATTCAAGTTTCGAATTTGTCGGAGAGTTGCAGGAATTCGCGCCGCGCCATCCCAAACTCGAAGTGGTAAGCTTCCGGGGTTGGCGGTCCGGCCCTGGCGGCGATGCCATCGATGTGCAGTTTTTCGGCTCTGATGTGAGCGTTCTCAAGGCCGCGTCCGAAGACCTGCAGGCCGAGCTTTCGAAATTCCCCGAAGTCTCGGCGCTTGAAGACAATCTGGCTTATGACAAGGAAGAGTTCATCTTGGACCTGACTGCGCAGGGAGAGGCGCTGGGATTCCGGATTGAGACGCTGGGTCGCGCCCTGCGCAATCGCCTGAACGGCATCGAAGCGGCGACATTCCCGGACGGGCCACGCAGTGCCGAGATCCGTGTGGAACTGCCTGAGGGCGAACTGACGGCAGATTTCCTCGAGCGTACGCTGATGCGGTCTCCTGACGGGGTTTACGTACCGCTGGCCGACATCGTTTCGGTCGAGCGTAAATCCGGTTTCTCGACGGTTCGGCGCGAAAACGGCCTGAGGGTTGTTTCGGTCTACGGCGACATCTCGGAAGATGATCCGGCACGCGCCACCGAAATCGAACGGGCGATGCAGGAAGAAATTCTGCCCGATATCGCAGCGGAACGGCAAGTTGAGTGGCGCATGTCGGGTCTGAGTGAACAGGAAAATGAATTCCTTGCCGAAGCGCGCACCGGTTTGATCCTGTGCCTGACAGGTATCTACCTTGTACTGGCCTGGGTGTTCGCCAGCTGGACACGGCCAGTGGTTGTTATGGCAATCATACCCTTCGGCCTCGTTGGTGCGATCTGGGGCCACTACATCTGGGAAGTGCCGCTCAGCATGTTCACGGTGGTCGGATTGCTGGGCATGACCGGAATCATCATCAACGACTCGATCGTTCTGGTGACCACGATAGATGCGTATCAAAAAGACCGTGGTCTGGTTCCGTCCATTGTCGAAGGTACCGCAGACAGGTTGCGGCCCGTGATGCTGACCACTTTGACCACGGTTCTCGGACTTGCGCCGTTGCTTTATGAAGGTTCGCAACAGGCGCAATTCCTCAAGCCGACCGTGATAACGCTGGTTTACGGGCTTGGGTTCGGGATGTTGCTGGTTCTGATTCTGGTGCCTGCTCTTCTGGCGATCGTCAATGATGTAGCGCGCCCGATGACAGCCATGCGCCGAGCTGCGCGGGCACCCGACCGGGTGGTTCGGGGCGCACTGGCGGCAACCGGGGCCGCATTGGCGGTTTGGTTCGGCCTGACAATGATTTGGCCCGCAGTTACCGGCGCACCGCTTGGCCTGCTGCAAGGCCTCTATGCAGGTGGAGATGGCATTGCGGTGCTGCAAATGGGGTTGGGTGCATTTCTGGCCGGTGCAATTCTGATCGTGATCCTGAGCGTGGTGCTGTCAGGTTTGCTTTATGGGCGGCTCACAAGATCGGCCGATGCCTGA